The DNA window ATTAGCTATTAATTAAGTAGCAAATCATCAACCCAGGGCGCGCAGCAAATGCGCGTGCACAGCGCCTGCCTTGAGGTGGCGGTGCAGTGCCAGGCCCAGCGGTGCCAGTACCTCGTCGCTCCAGGCTGTGGCGGTCTCCAGGTAGACAAAACCCTGGGGCGCCAGCGCGCGGGCGGCGGCTTTCAGGGCCGCCTCGTAGTGCGGGCTTTCAAAGGGGGGATCGAGCAGCACCAGGTCCAGGCTGGCCAGTGCGCTTTGCTGCAAAGCGGCCAGGCCATCACCCCGGCGCACCTGCACGGTGCTGGCCTTCAGGCGCTGGCACAGCTGCTGCAGGCGCTCGACCAAACCGGCATCCTGCTCCACCAGTTGCACGCTGGCGGCGCCGCGCGACGCGGCCTCCAGACCCAGGGCTCCGGTGCCGGCAAAAGCATCCAGGCAGCGCCAGCCCGCCAGGTCCTGGCCCAGCCAGTTGAAAAGTGTCTCGCGCACCCGGTCGGGCGTGGGCCGCAGGCCGGGCAGGTTTGCCACGGGCAGGCGCGTGCGCTTCCACTGCCCGCCGATGATGCGCACCTCGCCCACGCCCTGGGGGGTGGCCGGTTTTTTCTCGGGCCGGGCGGCCACTGCAGGGGCAGTGTGGGGCTTCGGGCGCATGGCGGCAGCGGCCTGCGCGGGGGTCAGGCGGCGGCTCATGGCTGCGCTCCCAGCACCACGGTGACCATGCGTGCTGGCTGGAGCTTGCGCGCCATGGCAGCGCGAATGTCGGCCACGGTAAGGGCTTCGACACGCTTCGTCCAGCCGTCCAAGTAGTCCAGCGGCAGGCCGTTGGTGGCGATGTTCACCACGTTGGACAAGAGCTTTCTGTTGCTGTCGATGCGCAGGGCAAAGCCGCCCACCAGGTTGTCCTTGGCGGCACGCAACTCCTCTTCGGTCGGCCCTTCGGCGACATAGCGATCCAGCACCTCACGCGCCACCTGCAAGGCCTGCGCTGCCTGATCTGGCCGGGTTTGCAGGGCGATGGTGAAGGCACCGGCATGCA is part of the Simplicispira sp. 125 genome and encodes:
- the rsmD gene encoding 16S rRNA (guanine(966)-N(2))-methyltransferase RsmD; its protein translation is MRPKPHTAPAVAARPEKKPATPQGVGEVRIIGGQWKRTRLPVANLPGLRPTPDRVRETLFNWLGQDLAGWRCLDAFAGTGALGLEAASRGAASVQLVEQDAGLVERLQQLCQRLKASTVQVRRGDGLAALQQSALASLDLVLLDPPFESPHYEAALKAAARALAPQGFVYLETATAWSDEVLAPLGLALHRHLKAGAVHAHLLRALG